In one window of Pseudoalteromonas espejiana DSM 9414 DNA:
- a CDS encoding DUF721 domain-containing protein, translated as MAKDRYAPKPLNDIMAGLNNRLSAYAGKSQALDKQQTLLKEFLGPKLGEKCRVSNYRDGTLMIEAVSASIALKLNYLKMDMQSHFRAAGMAELGQIKIVANPQATTRLSPTVNKNAASSEASGNSRTMSQQTSDYLNAIAASAPPSLKEKLERLARHGKK; from the coding sequence ATGGCTAAAGATAGATACGCACCAAAACCTCTAAACGATATAATGGCGGGATTAAACAACCGCTTATCGGCCTATGCAGGTAAAAGCCAAGCGCTTGATAAACAACAAACGTTACTAAAAGAATTTTTAGGTCCCAAGCTGGGTGAAAAATGCCGAGTGAGTAATTATCGAGACGGCACACTGATGATAGAGGCTGTATCGGCGTCTATCGCACTTAAGCTTAATTACTTAAAAATGGATATGCAGTCGCATTTTAGAGCGGCTGGCATGGCAGAGCTTGGGCAAATTAAAATAGTTGCCAACCCACAAGCAACCACTCGGTTAAGCCCTACGGTAAATAAAAATGCAGCAAGCTCTGAGGCCTCTGGCAATTCAAGAACAATGAGCCAGCAAACATCTGATTACCTCAATGCGATTGCTGCCTCAGCGCCACCTTCGCTTAAAGAGAAGCTAGAACGCTTGGCTCGCCACGGTAAAAAATAA
- a CDS encoding M13 family metallopeptidase has protein sequence MKKVTITAASIALALGLVGCGEKQQETKVAETAAVTTPAEKPLELGVDLANMDESVRAQDDFYYHVNGQWLAKTEIPGDKSNYGSFSQLYDESQKAMKKALESAAENTAAKKGSDEYKIGAFYKSYMDKGARDELGITPLQPSLDTIDSVESKANLAPLMASIQQQGASLPFGWFVNNDAKNSSEYALYLSQSGLGLPDRDYYLKDEEKFTKIRAAYEQYMTDILAKSGVKNASEAAKSVIAFEKSLADAQWSRVQSRDATKSYNKMSVADASKLMGEFDLAGFFESAGVSTSDIIVRQPSYLEAFADVYKDTDLATWKNYLKFHFVSGYAQLLSEDLVDLKFNFYSTTLRGVEEQAPLWKKAVDASNSVLGEILGKVYVKDNFPPEAKARMEELVDNVIKGYGVAIENLEWMSPETKLAAQEKLNKFTPKIGYPDNWKDYSELTINPEELVGNYLRYSKWAYKDMIAKLGKPVDRSEWHMTPQTVNAYYNPVNNEIVFPAAILQPPFFNLEADDAVNYGAIGAVIGHELGHGFDDQGAKYDGDGNLRNWWSETDLKQFEERTGALVAQYNEYKPFEDAGVNGELTLGENIGDLGGLTVAYKAYQLSLGDNKAPVIEGYTGDQRFFMGWSQIWRRKYRDEELRNRLMTDPHSPSHYRVIGILSNMPEFYEAFDVKEGDKMYIKPEDRVKIW, from the coding sequence ATGAAAAAAGTAACTATTACCGCTGCAAGTATCGCACTTGCACTTGGCCTGGTAGGTTGCGGTGAAAAACAACAAGAAACTAAAGTAGCCGAAACAGCTGCTGTTACCACCCCTGCAGAAAAACCACTTGAGCTAGGTGTAGATCTTGCCAATATGGATGAGTCGGTACGCGCACAGGACGATTTTTACTACCACGTAAATGGTCAGTGGCTTGCTAAAACAGAGATCCCAGGCGATAAATCTAACTATGGCTCTTTTTCGCAGTTATATGACGAGTCGCAAAAAGCGATGAAGAAAGCGCTTGAAAGTGCGGCTGAAAATACCGCGGCTAAAAAAGGTAGCGACGAGTATAAAATTGGTGCTTTTTATAAGAGCTATATGGATAAAGGCGCGCGTGATGAGTTAGGTATTACACCACTTCAGCCTTCTTTAGATACAATTGATAGCGTTGAATCTAAAGCTAATTTAGCCCCATTAATGGCATCTATTCAGCAACAAGGTGCTAGCTTACCATTTGGTTGGTTTGTAAATAATGACGCTAAAAATTCGAGCGAATATGCCTTGTATTTATCGCAATCAGGCCTAGGTTTACCGGATCGCGATTACTATCTAAAAGATGAAGAAAAATTCACTAAAATTCGTGCAGCTTACGAGCAGTACATGACAGACATTTTAGCTAAATCGGGTGTTAAAAACGCATCCGAAGCCGCTAAAAGCGTTATCGCGTTTGAAAAGTCACTTGCCGATGCGCAGTGGAGTCGTGTACAAAGCCGTGATGCAACTAAATCTTATAATAAAATGAGTGTTGCAGATGCAAGTAAGCTAATGGGTGAGTTTGACCTTGCAGGCTTTTTTGAAAGCGCGGGTGTAAGTACCAGTGATATTATTGTACGCCAGCCAAGCTACTTAGAAGCATTTGCAGATGTATATAAAGATACCGACCTAGCAACCTGGAAAAACTACTTAAAGTTTCATTTTGTAAGTGGCTATGCACAGTTACTTAGTGAAGATTTAGTTGACCTTAAATTTAACTTTTACAGCACAACTTTACGTGGTGTAGAAGAGCAAGCGCCACTTTGGAAAAAAGCCGTAGATGCTTCTAACAGTGTACTGGGTGAAATTTTAGGTAAAGTGTACGTTAAAGATAACTTCCCGCCAGAAGCGAAAGCGCGTATGGAAGAGCTAGTTGATAACGTAATTAAAGGTTACGGCGTTGCTATTGAAAACCTTGAGTGGATGAGCCCAGAAACTAAACTGGCAGCCCAAGAAAAGCTTAACAAGTTTACTCCTAAAATTGGTTACCCAGATAATTGGAAAGACTACTCTGAGCTTACAATTAACCCTGAAGAGTTAGTAGGTAACTACTTACGTTACAGCAAATGGGCTTACAAAGACATGATTGCTAAGTTAGGCAAACCTGTTGACCGTTCTGAGTGGCACATGACACCACAAACGGTAAATGCGTATTACAACCCAGTAAACAACGAAATTGTATTTCCTGCTGCAATTTTGCAACCGCCATTCTTTAACTTAGAAGCGGATGATGCTGTAAACTACGGTGCAATTGGCGCAGTAATTGGCCACGAACTTGGCCACGGTTTTGACGACCAAGGTGCTAAATACGACGGTGACGGTAACTTACGTAACTGGTGGAGCGAGACTGACCTTAAACAGTTTGAAGAGCGCACAGGTGCACTAGTGGCACAATACAACGAGTACAAACCATTTGAAGATGCAGGTGTTAACGGTGAGCTAACGCTTGGCGAAAACATTGGTGATTTAGGCGGTCTTACTGTTGCTTACAAAGCGTATCAATTATCTTTAGGTGATAACAAAGCACCTGTTATTGAAGGCTACACAGGGGATCAACGCTTCTTTATGGGTTGGTCACAAATTTGGCGTCGTAAGTATCGTGATGAAGAGTTACGTAACCGCTTAATGACAGACCCACATTCACCAAGCCACTACCGTGTAATCGGTATCTTGTCGAACATGCCAGAATTTTACGAAGCGTTTGACGTAAAAGAAGGCGACAAAATGTATATCAAACCAGAAGATCGCGTAAAAATTTGGTAA
- a CDS encoding phosphotransferase enzyme family protein encodes MNTLIQNKLSELLALNPELTQVSVIGSGHINTTWLLSNASQQFIVQKLNTHVFKYPAHLINNAKLIEQHLYAKKQSNSYPLEIVKHISTRSNEYLISIENEQYRVLNFISQSFSEDVVKTTEQAHQAALAFGTFASALHDFDASALYTVIEDFHNLAMRFEQLNSAINTSTNKRLMHCESEIAYCLSQQHLIKELSDLAADLPIRVCHNDTKINNMLYCSSTHKAKAVIDLDTCMAGFLLYDFGDMVRTFCCAEAEDSTNLDKVIIRKEMFEALVKGYLTPLQPLMSNTEQSSLLLGAKIMPLMLSVRFLTDYLNNDVYFKTSHEEHNLERAQNQLALYKNILSNESWMHQTLMQ; translated from the coding sequence ATGAATACGTTAATTCAAAATAAATTAAGTGAGCTTTTAGCGCTAAACCCTGAGCTTACTCAGGTTAGCGTTATAGGTAGCGGCCACATAAATACGACGTGGCTGCTTAGTAATGCCTCGCAGCAATTTATTGTACAAAAGCTTAATACCCATGTATTTAAATACCCTGCGCACCTCATTAATAATGCAAAATTAATTGAACAGCACTTATACGCTAAAAAGCAAAGCAACAGCTACCCGCTTGAGATTGTTAAACACATAAGCACACGCAGCAACGAGTACTTAATAAGCATTGAAAACGAGCAGTACCGAGTACTTAACTTTATTAGCCAAAGCTTTAGTGAAGATGTAGTTAAAACCACAGAGCAAGCACATCAAGCAGCTTTAGCATTTGGCACTTTTGCAAGCGCCCTTCACGATTTTGACGCATCAGCGCTTTACACTGTTATTGAAGATTTTCATAACTTAGCTATGCGCTTTGAGCAATTAAATTCAGCTATAAATACAAGTACTAATAAGCGGCTCATGCACTGTGAAAGCGAAATAGCCTACTGCTTATCGCAGCAGCATTTAATTAAAGAACTCAGTGATTTAGCCGCCGACTTACCTATTCGCGTATGCCATAACGACACTAAAATAAATAATATGTTGTATTGTAGTAGTACGCATAAAGCAAAAGCGGTTATCGATTTAGATACCTGTATGGCAGGGTTTTTACTGTATGACTTTGGTGACATGGTACGTACATTTTGCTGCGCTGAGGCAGAGGACTCAACCAACCTTGATAAAGTGATTATTCGTAAAGAGATGTTTGAGGCGCTTGTTAAGGGCTACCTAACTCCCCTTCAGCCTCTTATGAGTAATACAGAGCAATCAAGCTTGTTGCTTGGTGCTAAAATTATGCCTTTAATGCTTAGCGTGCGTTTTTTAACTGATTACTTAAATAACGATGTGTACTTTAAAACCTCTCATGAAGAGCATAATTTAGAGCGTGCTCAAAACCAACTGGCTTTGTATAAAAACATTTTAAGTAATGAAAGCTGGATGCATCAAACCCTCATGCAATAG
- the mutT gene encoding 8-oxo-dGTP diphosphatase MutT yields MTIKIVNVAVGVIKKNNAIFICKRADEQHQGGLWEFPGGKVEAGESVFAALKRELIEEVGITIHSSSQLMVIEHDYGDKCVKLDIHVVSNFSGEAHGAEGQPSEWVAISELSNYDFPAANADIIEKIQARYA; encoded by the coding sequence ATGACAATAAAAATAGTAAATGTAGCTGTAGGTGTTATTAAAAAAAACAATGCCATTTTTATTTGTAAGCGCGCCGATGAGCAACATCAAGGTGGCTTATGGGAATTTCCAGGTGGCAAAGTAGAGGCCGGCGAAAGCGTTTTTGCAGCACTTAAGCGCGAACTAATAGAAGAAGTGGGGATCACAATTCACAGCTCGAGCCAACTTATGGTGATTGAGCATGACTACGGCGATAAATGTGTAAAACTCGATATACATGTCGTTAGTAACTTTAGTGGTGAAGCGCATGGCGCTGAAGGCCAGCCAAGCGAATGGGTTGCTATTAGCGAGCTTAGTAACTATGACTTCCCTGCAGCTAACGCTGATATTATTGAAAAAATACAAGCTCGATACGCGTAG
- the secA gene encoding preprotein translocase subunit SecA, whose product MISNLFTKIFGSRNDRTIKNLRKTVALINALETQLEALSDEDLRAKTAEFRERYDNGQSLDDILPEAFAVVREASKRVNGMRHFDVQLLGGMVLHQGRIAEMRTGEGKTLTATLPAYLNGLTGKGVHVITVNDYLAKRDAETNRELFEFLGLTVGCNVPGMMPQQKKQAYTADITYGTNNEFGFDYLRDNMAFSIDERVQRPLFYAVVDEVDSILIDEARTPLIISGPAEDSSELYIEINKIVPLLELQEKEDEEGVEGDGDYTIDEKSKQVHLTERGQIKVEDLLTERNLIEEGDSLYSASSITLLSHVYAALRAHKLYQKDVDYVVKENEVIIIDEHTGRSMEGRRWSEGLHQAVEAKEGVKIQNENQTLASITFQNYFRLYETLAGMTGTADTEAFEFQSIYGLDTVVMPTNKPMIRDDRADLVYLTQEEKYEAILIDIKDCQERGQPVLVGTISIESSEYLSQFLRKEKIKHNVLNAKFHAQEADIVSDAGLPGTVTIATNMAGRGTDIVLGGNWNSEVEKLENPTDEQIAEIKAAWKIRHDAVIDAGGLHIIGTERHESRRIDNQLRGRSGRQGDAGSSRFYLSMDDALMRIFAGERMTNMMRKLGMQRGEAIEHPWVNRAIENAQRKVEARNFDVRKQLLEYDDVANDQRRVVYSQRNELLEEGDISETITAIRGDVLAGVIDQYIAPQSLAEMWDVPGLEERLKQDFLIELPISQWLADDNKLYEEKLRERIEQAVEQAYKQKEEQVGDSVLRQFEKAIMLQSLDQHWKDHLAAMDHLRQGIHLRGYAQKNPKQEYKRESFELFSEMLENLKVDVVGILSKVQVRAEEDVEKVEEQHRKSENAPREYQHEEAEHVGGEAPQSATVMARTEPKVGRNDPCPCGSGQKFKQCCGKLK is encoded by the coding sequence ATGATATCTAATTTATTTACCAAGATTTTTGGTAGTCGCAATGACCGCACTATTAAAAACCTAAGAAAGACGGTCGCGCTAATCAACGCGCTAGAAACGCAATTAGAAGCGCTTTCTGATGAAGATTTAAGAGCTAAGACAGCTGAGTTTAGAGAACGTTACGATAACGGACAAAGCCTTGACGACATTTTACCAGAAGCATTTGCTGTGGTACGTGAAGCGTCAAAGCGTGTAAATGGCATGCGTCACTTCGACGTACAGCTATTAGGTGGTATGGTTTTACATCAAGGTCGCATTGCAGAAATGCGTACCGGTGAAGGTAAAACACTAACAGCAACACTTCCAGCCTATTTAAATGGCTTAACAGGCAAAGGCGTACACGTAATTACCGTGAACGACTACCTTGCTAAACGTGATGCTGAAACAAACCGCGAGTTATTTGAGTTCTTAGGCCTAACTGTGGGCTGTAACGTACCTGGCATGATGCCACAGCAGAAAAAGCAAGCTTATACTGCTGACATTACCTACGGTACAAATAACGAATTTGGTTTTGACTACCTTCGTGACAACATGGCATTTAGCATTGATGAGCGCGTACAGCGTCCATTGTTTTATGCAGTAGTGGATGAAGTGGATTCAATCCTAATCGATGAAGCGCGTACACCGCTTATTATTTCAGGTCCGGCTGAAGATAGCTCTGAGCTATACATCGAAATCAACAAAATAGTGCCGCTTTTAGAGCTTCAAGAAAAAGAAGACGAAGAAGGTGTTGAAGGCGATGGCGATTACACAATAGACGAAAAGTCTAAGCAAGTTCATTTAACTGAACGCGGCCAAATTAAAGTTGAAGACTTATTAACTGAACGTAACTTAATTGAAGAAGGCGACTCGCTTTACTCTGCAAGTAGCATTACCCTTTTAAGCCATGTATATGCAGCACTGCGTGCTCATAAGCTTTATCAAAAAGATGTTGATTACGTTGTTAAAGAAAACGAAGTCATTATTATCGATGAGCACACTGGCCGCTCAATGGAAGGTCGTCGTTGGTCTGAAGGTTTACACCAAGCTGTTGAAGCTAAAGAAGGCGTAAAAATTCAAAACGAAAACCAAACACTTGCTTCAATCACTTTCCAAAACTACTTCCGTTTATACGAAACGTTAGCAGGTATGACAGGTACAGCCGACACTGAAGCATTTGAGTTTCAGTCAATTTATGGCCTAGATACCGTAGTTATGCCAACTAATAAGCCGATGATTCGTGATGATCGCGCCGATTTAGTTTACCTAACGCAAGAAGAAAAGTACGAAGCTATTTTAATTGATATTAAAGATTGCCAAGAGCGCGGACAACCTGTGCTTGTAGGTACTATTTCAATTGAAAGCTCTGAGTATTTATCACAGTTTTTACGCAAAGAAAAAATTAAGCACAATGTACTTAATGCTAAATTTCACGCGCAAGAAGCTGACATCGTATCGGATGCAGGTTTACCAGGCACTGTTACTATTGCAACTAACATGGCCGGTCGTGGTACCGATATCGTGCTTGGCGGCAATTGGAACAGCGAAGTTGAAAAACTAGAAAATCCAACAGATGAGCAAATTGCTGAAATTAAAGCCGCATGGAAAATTCGCCATGATGCAGTAATTGATGCTGGCGGCTTACATATTATTGGTACTGAGCGCCATGAATCGCGCCGTATAGATAACCAATTACGTGGTCGTTCTGGTCGTCAAGGTGATGCCGGCTCTAGCCGTTTTTACTTATCGATGGACGATGCGCTAATGCGTATATTTGCCGGCGAGCGCATGACTAACATGATGCGTAAACTAGGCATGCAACGCGGCGAAGCCATTGAGCATCCATGGGTTAACCGCGCAATTGAAAACGCACAACGTAAAGTAGAAGCGCGTAACTTTGATGTACGTAAGCAACTGCTTGAATACGATGACGTGGCAAACGATCAACGTCGTGTTGTTTACTCTCAGCGTAACGAACTACTTGAAGAAGGCGATATTTCAGAAACTATCACGGCTATCCGTGGTGACGTGCTTGCGGGTGTTATTGACCAATACATTGCACCACAAAGCCTTGCTGAAATGTGGGATGTGCCAGGCCTTGAAGAGCGCTTGAAACAAGACTTCCTAATTGAGCTTCCAATTTCACAATGGCTAGCTGATGACAATAAACTATACGAAGAAAAACTTCGTGAACGTATTGAGCAAGCGGTTGAGCAAGCTTACAAGCAAAAAGAAGAGCAAGTTGGCGACTCTGTACTACGCCAGTTTGAAAAAGCGATTATGCTACAAAGCCTTGATCAGCATTGGAAAGATCACCTTGCTGCAATGGATCACTTACGCCAAGGTATTCACTTACGTGGTTACGCGCAAAAGAATCCTAAGCAAGAGTACAAACGCGAGTCTTTCGAGCTGTTCTCTGAAATGCTTGAAAACTTAAAAGTTGATGTAGTTGGCATTTTAAGTAAAGTACAAGTACGTGCAGAAGAAGATGTTGAAAAAGTAGAAGAGCAACACCGTAAGAGTGAAAATGCCCCTCGCGAGTACCAACATGAAGAAGCTGAGCACGTAGGCGGCGAAGCACCTCAAAGCGCAACGGTAATGGCTAGAACAGAGCCAAAAGTTGGCCGTAATGATCCGTGTCCTTGTGGTTCAGGTCAAAAATTCAAACAGTGTTGTGGTAAATTAAAATAA
- a CDS encoding methyl-accepting chemotaxis protein has translation MLNNLSLRKKILLLIGGTITILLIIASTFFVKHIANLSRVNIEREAQSYLQSEQLSMQSYFAMYGKLVSTFVNNPHLVNFFENWDTRDQSIKNAPGYNEVNQDFVRISSNDENVLSAFFASATTGEYFKENERTSHYNGQPYYAYKRGWWQEAMQINKLYVGPISVDLTTGVASAVVQQPVYNAQRKLIGMGGVDLQLNKINDMVENIRFNGQGYGFLLDSNQKVVHFSNATGHKLSNTDEGPKGKEGLDGLETQFNNTSGFKELNAQMRNNLDGSHTVMLKGEEFYVVYHRLQLEQPYLDWYVGLLIPTSMIEAPVNEAVTTTTTAVVIILVIILAMILWATQMISQPITTLTHIMRDIASGEGDLTQKINIDSQDEVGQLANHMNTFIDKLRAMMLETAAQAEQLTNAAAQLRNVSAQTNTEIQQEKQQVDSVSAAVTEMASTVLEISRNAQHTNSAAEEVQAITAEGANRSTQAQTVMTELALHIGEASKVVAGLEQESNNIGALVDVINSIADQTNLLALNAAIEAARAGEHGRGFAVVADEVRSLASRTQESTDDIRNMISRLQQIAQQASVMMLQGQEQTEGSVSQTKEVLSSLQNIAQSVTKVQDQSHQIATSTEQQTVVAEDINTSLAAINGLVNSTADHAHILADEARDLSDLAIALNKTVNQFKL, from the coding sequence ATGCTAAATAATTTATCATTACGGAAGAAAATATTATTATTGATTGGTGGTACCATCACCATTTTGCTAATTATTGCTTCAACATTTTTTGTAAAACACATTGCTAACCTCTCCAGAGTAAACATAGAGCGCGAAGCGCAAAGCTACCTACAAAGCGAACAACTATCAATGCAAAGCTACTTTGCAATGTACGGTAAGTTAGTTTCAACCTTTGTGAACAACCCACATTTAGTAAACTTTTTTGAAAATTGGGATACTCGCGATCAGTCAATTAAAAATGCGCCGGGTTACAACGAAGTAAACCAAGATTTTGTGCGTATTAGCTCAAATGACGAAAACGTATTGTCGGCGTTTTTTGCCTCAGCAACAACCGGCGAATACTTTAAAGAAAACGAGCGCACCAGCCATTATAACGGCCAACCATATTACGCATATAAGCGTGGTTGGTGGCAAGAAGCTATGCAAATTAATAAGCTTTACGTTGGCCCTATTTCGGTCGATTTAACCACAGGTGTGGCATCTGCCGTTGTACAACAACCAGTTTATAATGCGCAGCGTAAACTTATTGGTATGGGCGGCGTTGATTTACAGCTCAATAAAATTAACGACATGGTCGAAAACATTCGTTTTAATGGCCAAGGTTATGGCTTTTTGCTCGATAGCAATCAAAAAGTAGTGCATTTTTCTAATGCAACGGGCCATAAACTTTCTAATACTGACGAAGGCCCGAAAGGAAAAGAAGGCCTTGATGGACTAGAAACCCAATTTAACAACACCTCAGGCTTTAAAGAGCTCAATGCGCAAATGCGTAATAACCTCGATGGTAGCCATACTGTTATGTTAAAAGGTGAAGAGTTTTACGTGGTATATCACCGCTTACAGCTAGAGCAACCTTATTTAGATTGGTATGTAGGTTTACTTATTCCTACAAGCATGATTGAAGCGCCTGTTAATGAGGCAGTAACAACAACCACCACAGCTGTTGTTATCATATTAGTGATTATTTTAGCGATGATATTGTGGGCAACCCAAATGATCTCACAGCCTATTACAACACTTACCCATATTATGCGCGATATCGCCTCTGGCGAAGGCGACTTAACACAAAAAATTAATATTGATAGCCAAGATGAAGTGGGCCAGCTCGCAAATCATATGAATACCTTTATTGATAAGCTCCGTGCCATGATGCTAGAAACTGCAGCACAAGCCGAGCAACTAACCAATGCAGCAGCCCAATTACGAAACGTATCAGCGCAAACAAACACTGAGATTCAACAAGAAAAACAACAAGTAGATAGCGTAAGCGCTGCCGTTACCGAAATGGCCAGTACCGTACTTGAAATTTCACGTAATGCACAGCACACCAATAGCGCCGCTGAAGAAGTGCAAGCCATTACCGCTGAGGGAGCTAACCGCTCTACTCAAGCGCAAACGGTGATGACAGAATTGGCACTGCATATAGGTGAAGCATCTAAAGTAGTCGCAGGCCTTGAGCAAGAAAGTAATAATATTGGCGCATTAGTTGATGTAATTAACTCAATTGCCGATCAAACTAACTTACTCGCACTTAATGCAGCGATTGAAGCCGCCCGAGCTGGCGAGCACGGCCGTGGCTTTGCCGTAGTAGCCGACGAAGTACGCTCACTCGCAAGTCGTACGCAAGAATCTACTGACGATATTCGTAATATGATTTCTCGTTTGCAACAAATTGCACAGCAAGCATCGGTTATGATGTTACAAGGCCAAGAACAAACCGAAGGCTCAGTATCGCAGACAAAAGAAGTACTTAGCTCACTGCAAAACATTGCGCAATCGGTTACTAAAGTACAAGACCAAAGCCATCAAATTGCGACTTCAACTGAACAACAAACCGTTGTTGCAGAAGACATAAACACAAGCCTTGCAGCAATTAATGGACTAGTAAACAGTACCGCTGACCACGCCCATATATTAGCAGACGAAGCACGAGACTTAAGTGACTTGGCCATCGCACTTAATAAAACGGTTAATCAGTTTAAGCTTTAA
- a CDS encoding NADP-binding protein translates to METKANKLVVLGAGWLGHTLCVQAEQAGWSVQGTHRSDEHSDDFQRQFVLTNGELKHQVDLRDAYWVCAIPPRSRHSESNYSETLTAALNLAKQLNSKGFILCSSTGVYDQEPGIYTESSDISCTNERQIKLFDAEEQVLEQDGKVLRLAGLVGPNREPGRFVAGKELNTSSQQVVNMVHQQDVINAIFAVMNNFNAGQNIYNVVNPSHPTKANYYAQKCEEHGGEMPTFTSDDSAERKVLGSAIEALGFSYQHTI, encoded by the coding sequence ATGGAAACAAAAGCTAATAAATTAGTAGTATTAGGAGCTGGCTGGCTTGGTCATACTTTGTGCGTACAGGCTGAGCAAGCTGGCTGGAGTGTTCAAGGCACACACCGAAGTGATGAGCATAGCGATGATTTTCAGCGCCAATTTGTACTTACAAATGGCGAACTTAAACATCAAGTAGATTTACGCGATGCTTACTGGGTATGCGCTATACCTCCACGTAGCCGCCATAGCGAAAGTAATTATTCTGAAACGTTAACTGCAGCACTTAATCTTGCTAAGCAGTTAAATTCAAAAGGCTTTATTTTATGTTCATCTACCGGGGTGTACGACCAAGAACCCGGAATTTACACAGAAAGTAGTGATATTTCGTGCACAAATGAGCGCCAAATAAAACTATTCGATGCTGAAGAGCAGGTATTAGAACAAGATGGTAAAGTGCTGCGTTTAGCGGGTTTAGTTGGGCCAAATCGTGAACCAGGACGATTTGTTGCAGGTAAAGAGTTAAACACATCGAGCCAACAAGTAGTTAATATGGTACACCAACAAGATGTAATAAACGCTATTTTTGCGGTAATGAACAACTTTAATGCAGGGCAAAATATTTACAATGTGGTTAACCCTTCACACCCAACTAAAGCGAATTATTATGCACAAAAGTGTGAAGAGCATGGCGGCGAAATGCCCACTTTTACAAGTGATGATTCGGCTGAGCGCAAGGTGTTGGGCTCAGCCATTGAAGCGTTAGGGTTTAGTTATCAGCACACAATTTAA